Proteins encoded within one genomic window of Streptomyces sp. NBC_00523:
- a CDS encoding MFS transporter has protein sequence MTASQATANSRRSRALLLTVTCLGQFMVLLDNTIVGAALPDMQHRLHLELTGLQWIVDAYVLLVAMLLLSGGIFADRFGRKRVYLTGVAVFTVASVVCSLAPSLGWLIAGRVLQGIGGAALSPASLALLAAAYPVPQERVKAIGLWAGLSGVGLAAGPVAGGVLTDAFGWPAIFLVNLPIGAVLLLLGLRHLDETRNPDAPALDVPGTALSVLGVGALAYGLIEGGTRGWSSPPIIGSFTTAVLLLAAFVAVEARRRAPMLPLRLFRERLFTVSNTAMVVVGFALMGSTFFFSQFFVYVQGSSILRAGLQTLPATLAMVIVSPYAGRLAARHGFRVVVTAGLALAGLGLLALGTVHADTAYGNVWWRLAVVGIGFALTMSPLTGAAIQAVSPQEGGLASGISSTTRQIGAVLGVAVLGAVVRARQSGGASFGAGLDSAFLTAGAITLATAVFTGLWLTKASPAEGVAAAVRSADTPKTTTADSR, from the coding sequence ATCACCGCATCGCAAGCGACCGCGAACAGCCGGCGGAGCCGCGCCCTGCTGCTCACGGTGACCTGCCTGGGCCAGTTCATGGTCCTGCTCGACAACACGATCGTGGGGGCGGCGCTGCCCGACATGCAGCACCGCCTGCACCTGGAACTCACCGGCCTGCAATGGATCGTTGACGCGTACGTCCTGCTGGTCGCCATGCTGCTGCTGTCCGGCGGCATCTTCGCCGACCGCTTCGGCCGCAAACGCGTGTACCTGACCGGCGTCGCCGTGTTCACCGTCGCCTCGGTGGTGTGCAGCCTCGCGCCCTCGCTCGGCTGGCTGATCGCGGGCCGGGTGCTGCAGGGCATCGGCGGGGCGGCGCTCAGCCCCGCCTCGCTCGCGCTGCTCGCCGCGGCGTACCCCGTGCCGCAGGAACGCGTCAAGGCGATCGGGCTGTGGGCCGGCCTCAGCGGCGTCGGTCTGGCCGCGGGCCCCGTGGCGGGCGGTGTGCTCACCGACGCCTTCGGCTGGCCCGCCATCTTCCTGGTCAACCTCCCGATCGGCGCGGTCCTTCTCCTGCTCGGCCTGCGCCATCTCGACGAGACCCGCAATCCGGATGCGCCCGCGCTCGACGTCCCCGGGACGGCCCTGTCCGTCCTGGGTGTGGGGGCGCTGGCCTACGGGCTGATCGAGGGCGGGACGCGAGGCTGGTCGTCGCCGCCGATCATCGGCAGCTTCACCACCGCGGTGCTCCTCCTCGCCGCCTTCGTGGCCGTCGAAGCGCGCCGCCGCGCACCGATGCTGCCGCTGCGGCTGTTCCGGGAGCGCCTGTTCACCGTCTCCAACACCGCCATGGTCGTGGTGGGTTTCGCGCTCATGGGCTCGACGTTCTTCTTTTCCCAGTTCTTCGTGTACGTCCAGGGCAGTTCGATCCTGCGCGCCGGGCTGCAGACCCTTCCCGCCACCCTCGCCATGGTGATCGTCAGCCCGTACGCGGGCCGCCTCGCCGCCCGGCACGGCTTCCGCGTCGTGGTCACCGCCGGCCTGGCCCTGGCCGGTCTCGGACTCCTGGCGCTCGGCACGGTCCACGCCGACACGGCTTACGGGAACGTGTGGTGGCGCCTGGCGGTCGTGGGCATCGGCTTCGCCCTGACGATGTCCCCGCTGACCGGCGCCGCCATCCAGGCCGTCAGCCCGCAGGAGGGCGGCCTCGCCTCGGGCATCAGCAGCACCACCCGGCAGATCGGCGCGGTGCTCGGCGTGGCGGTCCTCGGAGCCGTGGTCCGCGCCCGGCAGTCCGGCGGGGCGTCCTTCGGGGCCGGCCTCGACAGCGCCTTCCTGACGGCGGGTGCCATCACCCTGGCCACCGCCGTGTTCACGGGCCTGTGGCTGACGAAGGCCAGTCCCGCGGAAGGCGTGGCCGCGGCGGTACGGTCTGCTGATACGCCGAAGACCACCACAGCGGACAGCCGTTGA
- a CDS encoding helix-turn-helix transcriptional regulator produces the protein MTPKRPELADFLRRSRGRLTPRDVGLTEGPRRRTPGLRREEVAVLAGMSADYYMRLEQARGPQPSVQVLAALAGALRLTEDERDHLYVLAGHRPPEGARAGGYLRPGLRYLLDRLDGVPVQVVSDLGDLLAQNDLALALFGCVCSVAEEDRNIVLRWFTDPVVRGHFAAGEHEEQARQLVADLRAATARRGDDAASRSLVARCRAASPDFGALWDRHEVAVRRSHPYRLVHPDLGSIDLDCEVLATPAADQRLRIFTPPPGKATVLDELRVRGPRHLCE, from the coding sequence ATGACACCGAAGCGTCCAGAGCTCGCCGATTTCCTGCGCCGGTCCAGGGGGCGGCTGACGCCGCGCGACGTCGGACTGACCGAGGGGCCGAGACGGCGGACGCCGGGGCTGCGCCGCGAGGAGGTCGCCGTCCTCGCGGGGATGTCCGCCGACTACTACATGCGGCTAGAACAGGCCCGTGGCCCGCAGCCCTCGGTCCAGGTGCTGGCCGCTCTGGCGGGCGCGCTGCGGCTGACCGAGGACGAGCGGGACCATCTGTACGTGCTCGCCGGGCACCGCCCGCCGGAGGGCGCGCGGGCCGGCGGCTACCTGCGCCCGGGCCTGCGGTATCTGCTGGACCGGCTGGACGGGGTGCCCGTCCAAGTGGTCAGCGACCTGGGCGACCTGCTGGCGCAGAACGACCTGGCGCTCGCGTTGTTCGGCTGCGTCTGCTCGGTCGCGGAGGAGGACCGCAACATCGTCCTGCGCTGGTTCACCGATCCGGTGGTGCGCGGCCACTTCGCGGCCGGGGAACACGAGGAGCAGGCGCGGCAGTTGGTGGCCGACCTGCGGGCCGCGACGGCCCGGCGCGGGGACGACGCGGCCTCCCGGTCGCTGGTGGCGCGGTGCCGGGCGGCGAGCCCGGATTTCGGCGCGCTGTGGGACCGGCACGAGGTCGCCGTACGGCGGTCGCATCCGTACCGGCTCGTCCATCCCGACCTGGGCAGCATCGATCTGGACTGCGAGGTGCTGGCCACCCCCGCGGCGGACCAGCGCCTGCGCATCTTCACGCCGCCGCCCGGAAAGGCCACGGTGCTGGACGAGTTGCGCGTACGCGGTCCGCGCCACCTGTGCGAATGA
- a CDS encoding glycoside hydrolase family 43 protein, with the protein MRLSRMSGVAAFALSMLLALTMSLMSAGPAQAGQTAIRGADPSVLRVGGTYISVQSTGGGISVRQASSTGGLASAAARQVWSDTGNLGEIWAPEIVRDGGRYYIYFSGGRGTAHRMYVISSAAPDSGYTAATKLALPDDKWAIDGTLFTFNGQRWFVWSGWAGTTNVEQNLYIARMSSPTTPTGARYIISQPRESWERVVGNPFINEGPEAIKDPNGQLHITYSANGSWSDQYCIAELRLRAGGDPTYVWDWYKSNGCLFGSNRATMMSGWDPTLNVNGPGHHTFVLLDGDIATSPPAGPTFPLMFHAVAKGTPYSWENRYWYTGSFCWWGNTTYSRANVPGPNTDTGYSLKFFE; encoded by the coding sequence ATGAGACTCTCCCGGATGTCCGGTGTGGCAGCCTTCGCGCTGTCCATGCTGCTGGCCCTCACGATGTCGCTCATGTCCGCCGGGCCCGCCCAGGCGGGGCAGACGGCCATCCGCGGCGCCGATCCCAGCGTGCTGCGCGTGGGCGGAACGTACATCTCGGTGCAGTCGACAGGCGGCGGCATCAGCGTCCGGCAGGCGTCCTCGACCGGCGGCCTGGCCTCCGCCGCGGCCCGGCAGGTGTGGTCGGACACGGGAAACCTGGGCGAGATCTGGGCTCCGGAGATCGTGCGGGACGGCGGCCGTTACTACATCTACTTCTCGGGCGGCCGGGGCACCGCCCACCGCATGTACGTGATCAGTTCCGCCGCCCCCGACAGCGGCTACACCGCCGCGACGAAGCTCGCCCTGCCCGACGACAAGTGGGCGATCGACGGCACCCTGTTCACCTTCAACGGACAGCGCTGGTTCGTCTGGTCGGGCTGGGCCGGCACCACCAACGTCGAGCAGAACCTCTACATCGCGCGCATGAGCAGCCCGACGACCCCCACGGGCGCCCGCTACATCATCTCCCAGCCCAGGGAGAGCTGGGAGCGCGTCGTCGGCAACCCCTTCATCAACGAGGGCCCCGAAGCGATCAAGGACCCGAACGGGCAGCTGCACATCACCTACTCCGCCAACGGCAGCTGGAGCGACCAGTACTGCATCGCGGAACTGCGGCTCCGGGCGGGCGGTGACCCGACGTACGTATGGGACTGGTACAAGTCCAACGGCTGCCTGTTCGGCTCCAACCGCGCGACGATGATGTCCGGCTGGGACCCCACCCTGAACGTGAACGGACCGGGCCACCACACCTTCGTACTGCTCGACGGTGACATCGCGACCAGTCCGCCGGCCGGGCCCACGTTCCCGCTGATGTTCCACGCGGTGGCCAAGGGCACCCCGTACAGCTGGGAGAACCGCTACTGGTACACCGGCTCCTTCTGCTGGTGGGGCAACACCACGTACAGCCGCGCCAACGTCCCCGGGCCGAACACCGACACCGGGTACAGCCTCAAGTTCTTCGAGTGA
- a CDS encoding TetR/AcrR family transcriptional regulator, with the protein MEEQQRARRPGGRSARVGAQVHQAVTELISERGYGNFTVGEVAARAGVADSSIYRRWGDLEALLCDVALNRLNARSPMPDTGSLDGDLRTYAAQVAREITGPEGPAVLHLAVALANAGERGVQARDALRTERTRQLQSMLDRAQDRGEPAPDALTVLDYVLAPMYSRVLFGMGPLTPEYVDELVDRLP; encoded by the coding sequence ATGGAGGAGCAACAGCGAGCCCGGCGGCCCGGTGGGCGCAGCGCGCGGGTCGGCGCGCAGGTGCATCAGGCCGTCACCGAGCTCATCAGCGAGCGCGGCTACGGAAACTTCACCGTCGGCGAGGTGGCAGCCCGCGCGGGCGTGGCCGACAGCAGCATCTACCGCCGGTGGGGCGACCTGGAGGCCCTGCTCTGCGATGTGGCTCTCAACCGCCTCAACGCACGCTCCCCCATGCCCGACACCGGGAGCCTGGACGGCGACCTGCGGACGTACGCCGCCCAGGTGGCCCGGGAGATCACCGGACCCGAAGGACCGGCGGTGCTGCACCTGGCGGTCGCGCTGGCGAACGCGGGCGAGCGGGGTGTGCAGGCGCGCGACGCCCTCCGGACCGAGCGCACCCGGCAGTTGCAGTCCATGCTCGACCGCGCCCAGGACCGGGGCGAGCCCGCACCCGACGCGCTCACCGTGCTGGATTACGTCCTGGCCCCGATGTACAGCCGCGTCCTGTTCGGCATGGGCCCGCTCACTCCGGAGTACGTCGACGAGCTGGTCGACCGGCTGCCGTGA
- a CDS encoding alpha/beta fold hydrolase has translation MRESTLSVPGARLRHTVRGEGPVLLLIAGGHHGIDATEPLARHLADRYTVVTYDRRGLSGSTTEAPAKALATHAEDASRLLRSLTPEPARVYGTSLGALIALELTARHPEQVAAVVAHEPPAVRLLPEPAQGIGQLLAVEETFRARGAEAAMRGFAAGLGIDPADSEPDLPPRTPRPDRLRNMEVLLTYDLPAIRAHVLDPAELAGSPVRVVAAAGEKSRHLWTYTCAALLAGALGTRPETFPGGHNGYVFRPRATADRIHEVLGVTRRT, from the coding sequence ATGAGGGAATCCACGCTGTCCGTTCCGGGCGCGCGACTGCGCCACACCGTCCGCGGCGAAGGCCCCGTGCTCCTGCTCATCGCCGGAGGCCACCACGGGATCGACGCCACCGAACCGCTGGCACGCCATCTTGCCGACCGGTACACCGTCGTCACCTACGACCGGCGCGGCCTCTCCGGGAGCACCACCGAAGCCCCCGCAAAGGCGCTCGCCACCCACGCCGAGGACGCCTCCCGCCTGCTCCGCAGCCTCACACCGGAGCCCGCACGCGTCTACGGAACCAGCCTCGGCGCCCTCATCGCCCTGGAGCTGACCGCCCGTCACCCCGAGCAGGTCGCGGCGGTCGTCGCCCACGAACCGCCCGCCGTGCGACTGCTTCCGGAGCCCGCGCAGGGCATCGGTCAGCTGCTCGCCGTCGAGGAGACCTTCCGGGCGCGGGGCGCGGAGGCGGCCATGCGCGGGTTCGCGGCCGGCCTCGGCATCGACCCGGCCGACTCCGAGCCCGACCTCCCGCCACGCACTCCCCGGCCGGACCGCCTGCGGAACATGGAGGTCCTGCTCACCTACGACCTGCCGGCGATCAGGGCCCACGTCCTCGATCCGGCCGAGCTCGCCGGATCGCCCGTACGTGTCGTGGCCGCCGCCGGCGAGAAGTCGCGCCACCTCTGGACGTACACATGTGCCGCGCTTCTCGCCGGTGCGCTGGGGACACGTCCGGAGACGTTCCCCGGCGGCCACAACGGTTATGTGTTCCGCCCGCGCGCCACCGCGGACCGGATCCACGAGGTGCTCGGTGTCACTCGAAGAACTTGA
- a CDS encoding Vgb family protein produces the protein MHDATPVSIEEHKVSGPEAGPYTLTTGPDGALWFTLVHSGRIGRLVPGERPTEYRVDPDSGPTVITPGPDGALWFTEYRADRIGRITTDGAITEFDVPGSGSGPFGIAAGPDGALWFTETAADRIGRLTVDGDVTPYPLPVSGAFPSAITAGGDGAMWFTLNQGNAIGRIGMDGGITLHPLPTEAAGPVGIAAGPDGALWFTEIAAGRIGRITAEGRITEFPLPDRAARPHAVTVDGEGAVWFTEWGANRVATIAPDGSVTGYDLPTPDSEPHGITVGPDGALWTALETGSLARIAP, from the coding sequence GTGCACGACGCGACCCCGGTATCGATCGAGGAGCACAAGGTGTCCGGCCCCGAGGCCGGGCCGTACACCCTCACCACGGGCCCGGACGGCGCCCTGTGGTTCACCCTCGTCCACAGCGGCCGGATCGGCCGCCTCGTCCCCGGCGAGCGGCCGACGGAATACCGCGTCGATCCCGACAGCGGGCCGACCGTCATCACACCCGGCCCGGACGGCGCGCTGTGGTTCACCGAGTACCGGGCGGACCGGATCGGGCGGATCACCACCGACGGCGCGATCACCGAGTTCGACGTACCGGGCTCCGGCTCCGGGCCGTTCGGCATCGCGGCGGGCCCGGACGGAGCGCTCTGGTTCACCGAGACCGCCGCCGACCGCATCGGCCGCCTCACCGTCGACGGCGACGTCACCCCGTACCCGCTTCCCGTCAGCGGCGCGTTCCCGTCCGCGATCACCGCCGGGGGCGACGGCGCAATGTGGTTCACCCTCAACCAGGGCAACGCCATCGGGCGCATCGGCATGGACGGCGGGATCACCCTGCACCCCCTGCCGACGGAGGCGGCGGGCCCGGTCGGCATCGCGGCGGGCCCGGACGGCGCGTTGTGGTTCACCGAGATCGCCGCCGGCCGGATCGGCCGGATCACCGCCGAGGGGCGGATCACGGAGTTCCCGCTGCCCGACCGCGCCGCCCGGCCGCACGCCGTCACCGTCGACGGGGAGGGCGCTGTGTGGTTCACCGAGTGGGGCGCCAACCGCGTCGCCACGATTGCCCCGGACGGCTCCGTCACCGGATACGACCTGCCCACCCCGGACTCGGAACCGCACGGCATCACCGTCGGCCCCGACGGCGCCCTGTGGACCGCGCTGGAGACGGGCTCACTCGCCCGTATCGCGCCGTAG